One genomic region from Shewanella aestuarii encodes:
- a CDS encoding LysR family transcriptional regulator: MSRLNYHHLYYFWRIAVVGNLTQVAKDLHISQSALSAQLKQFEHNMNVELFERKGRRLNLTVHGNRVLAYADDIFSKGEELESFLRNGCINEKQHLSIGVLTTLSRNFIESFISPLLANPQVSFTLTAQGISHLLNGLANHEFDLVLTNQAVNSVQSDPLWQSQQVSRQPLAIIGPKEKMINQVFPHGYQNLRWVLPSKNTEIRAAFDELCATYQYQADVQAEADDMAMLRLLARDSGALAVLPAVVVKDEIEQGVLEVYQHLPDVYEYFYAITAQRKFVPQVLIDLLEQHIELAD; the protein is encoded by the coding sequence ATGAGCCGACTCAATTATCATCATCTTTATTATTTTTGGCGCATAGCGGTTGTAGGCAATTTAACCCAAGTAGCTAAAGACCTGCACATTTCACAATCAGCATTGTCAGCTCAGTTGAAACAATTTGAGCACAATATGAATGTAGAATTATTTGAGCGTAAAGGACGTCGACTAAATCTGACCGTGCATGGCAATCGGGTATTAGCTTATGCGGATGACATTTTTAGCAAAGGTGAAGAGTTAGAATCATTCTTACGAAATGGTTGTATCAATGAAAAGCAGCATTTATCCATAGGCGTATTAACCACCTTGTCTCGTAATTTTATTGAAAGTTTTATCAGTCCATTATTGGCTAATCCTCAAGTGAGCTTTACTTTAACCGCCCAAGGAATTAGTCACTTACTTAACGGTTTGGCTAACCATGAATTTGATTTAGTGTTAACCAACCAAGCTGTTAATTCTGTCCAAAGCGATCCGTTATGGCAATCTCAGCAAGTGTCTCGTCAACCTTTGGCTATTATTGGTCCTAAGGAGAAAATGATTAACCAAGTTTTCCCCCACGGCTATCAAAACCTTCGCTGGGTTTTACCCAGTAAAAATACTGAAATCAGAGCCGCTTTTGATGAGTTATGTGCCACTTATCAATACCAGGCCGATGTACAAGCGGAAGCTGATGATATGGCAATGCTACGATTATTAGCCAGAGACAGTGGTGCTCTTGCTGTGTTACCCGCTGTGGTTGTTAAAGATGAAATAGAGCAAGGTGTGCTTGAGGTTTATCAGCATTTACCAGATGTTTATGAGTATTTTTATGCGATTACCGCGCAGCGAAAGTTTGTACCGCAAGTGTTAATTGATCTATTGGAACAACACATTGAGTTGGCTGATTGA
- a CDS encoding NAD-dependent epimerase/dehydratase family protein yields the protein MIAAIVGATGLVGKALLEMLLDSDRYHKVIVIGRSQPQLAAHHYGEEKLHFIQCQLDEIHEITLTDTIDHGFCCLGTTIQKAGSQQAFIDVDKVAVIAFAQLLKNQRHSKLVFQMISASNANAESSLFYSRVKGETEQALQQLALPHLQIFQPSLLLGHRDEHRPLEDIAQWLFGITAATFIGPLKKYQPIKATAVAQVMFDSASSATAAVSIFDNTQIHLLTQEVS from the coding sequence ATGATTGCAGCTATTGTTGGGGCGACAGGGTTAGTCGGAAAGGCATTGCTAGAGATGTTATTAGACAGTGACCGCTATCATAAAGTCATTGTCATTGGGCGTTCACAACCACAACTTGCTGCGCATCACTATGGCGAAGAAAAGCTGCACTTTATTCAATGCCAACTTGATGAAATTCATGAGATCACATTAACTGACACGATCGACCATGGTTTTTGTTGTTTAGGCACCACCATTCAAAAAGCCGGTAGCCAACAAGCATTTATTGATGTCGATAAAGTCGCTGTTATTGCCTTTGCCCAATTACTAAAAAATCAACGCCATTCTAAGTTGGTATTCCAGATGATTAGTGCATCTAATGCCAATGCTGAATCATCATTATTTTACAGCCGGGTAAAGGGCGAAACCGAACAAGCTTTGCAGCAATTAGCACTACCTCACTTGCAAATATTCCAGCCAAGTTTATTGCTAGGACATCGGGATGAGCACCGTCCGCTTGAAGATATAGCCCAGTGGTTATTTGGCATCACAGCAGCGACGTTCATTGGTCCATTAAAAAAGTATCAACCAATCAAAGCCACAGCGGTTGCGCAAGTGATGTTTGATAGCGCTTCATCGGCAACCGCTGCCGTTAGCATTTTTGATAACACGCAAATTCATTTGTTAACTCAAGAAGTCAGTTAA
- a CDS encoding EAL domain-containing protein: MHYRFFASLIVQVIVLAGMYFILGIAGLELAVPPGYATAIFPAAGLAVAAIIYGGIRLLPGVWLGSFAINLWVTGSLDALTMQHVWIALLIAIGSSIQALIASHLVTFSQIKWQELTTLSDIALFLILTSPLACLVSSTWGNFTLYVFGIISSDQLASNWLNWWVGDATGVLLFAPITLLLLLRDQTFGKYRLKTVAIPTLITLTIAVIVFFHVSRNEHQQISSQLQNRGTLLNHHISTKLEGVVATVTSVANLMRVAPDISFDKFQEFTQNFYAIHPDLHGLSWNPYVVDADREGFEANLTRRLSQPSFDITQRNAQSKIVRAEQRAYYVPVSYITPFEINKGALGFDIASEPIRLDAIKRSLKTRRLATTSPINLVQETESSAATLLISPIYRNTNSIELANDSSDEILGFAVAVVRIENMMQHLFSEGLMEGIDVLLEDKHVSNNQATLFKTNQIAAFSANRYLWQADIEVGGRTWQLTIIPSAHYFDSHLSLMAWEILLIGLVFTGLLQILLLSLTGQHYLAKTALEQSESSLRSILDNAPFLIWQKDIHGRYLNINKKYADILKLTDISQIKGKTDFDIWPKEIAEGYLVDDAEVLSSQTTKHIEEEPIIDGQQIRYTETFKSPLLDPLGKLIGTIGFSHDISEKKQAREALKAKDASFQAMIETIPMAIYVSADEEQVASYINPTFTKLFGYTINEVSSAADWWPLAYPDEAYREQVSAEWQLKVKKAIETHSEIEPMETIVTCQDGSRKNILWGFTTLDDLNYAFGLNLTELREAESILFESEAKLKSLILNMNEGLALHELIYDDNNQPIDYRILEVTPAFEALTGIKSNLAKGGLATEIYGVNSAPYIDDYARVVKTGKPYHFDVYFEPLDRHFNISVFSPMENQFATVFTDITEREKIHQQLEDSESRFRELFEHTPIAYQSLNSEGEFIDVNQQLCDMLGYTQEDILHTKFHQLWMDDKRSECATRFNQFKNDGYISTELTLKKKDGQLITVLLNGRVQKDAKGDFVKTHCVLADITEHQKIAQEMRIAAIAFESQEGMFVTDANGNILRANQAFTEVTGYSIDEMIGKNPRLLSSNVHDARFYSMMWQTIHNKGAWKGEIWNKRKNGQIYPEQLTITAVKDDLQQITHYVATLTDITANKAAEKEIHSLAFYDPLTKLPNRRLFMDRLSQALASSARTKSKGALLFLDIDHFKTLNDTLGHEQGDQLLKQIANRLQDMVREHDTVARFGGDEFIVLLENLSNEQDVAIVDAKSVASKILSSLNQTYQLSDHEYHTSTSIGVIIFNDHDVSPETLIRHADIAMYQAKHNGRNAICIFDPQMQADINTRSTLERELRLAVNEQQFQLYYQVQVDNANQPLGAEVLIRWFHPDRGLISPMEFIPIAEETGLILAIGEWVLNSACAQLKLWQQQECMSHLVLSVNVSARQFHQADFVQKVTSAIEHYAINPQLLKLELTESMLLQNIDATIATMLSLKKLGVQFSLDDFGTGYSSLQYLKRLPLDQLKIDQSFVRDVVIDENDRTIVRTIIAMADNLALEIIAEGVETEEQRDILLMEGCAHYQGYLFSKPLPIDEFETWFKSHIDSHADSDV, translated from the coding sequence ATGCATTACCGCTTTTTCGCCTCACTTATCGTTCAAGTTATCGTTTTAGCTGGCATGTATTTTATATTGGGGATTGCTGGGTTAGAACTTGCAGTGCCGCCTGGTTATGCCACCGCTATATTTCCTGCTGCAGGCCTTGCTGTGGCAGCCATTATATATGGTGGGATCAGATTACTTCCTGGGGTTTGGTTAGGCTCATTCGCAATCAATCTTTGGGTAACAGGAAGTCTTGATGCATTGACTATGCAGCATGTTTGGATTGCATTGTTAATTGCCATAGGTTCAAGCATTCAAGCGTTAATAGCTTCCCATCTTGTTACCTTTTCACAAATAAAATGGCAGGAGTTAACAACACTTTCTGACATCGCATTATTTTTAATCTTAACCTCTCCGCTAGCCTGCTTGGTCTCATCTACTTGGGGCAATTTTACGCTATATGTATTTGGTATTATAAGTAGTGATCAGCTAGCATCAAACTGGTTAAATTGGTGGGTTGGTGATGCCACTGGCGTCCTGCTTTTTGCTCCTATAACACTGCTGTTGCTCTTGCGGGATCAGACGTTTGGAAAATACCGATTAAAAACCGTAGCAATCCCTACACTGATCACGCTCACCATTGCTGTTATAGTATTTTTCCACGTCTCTCGCAATGAGCACCAGCAAATTAGTAGCCAACTACAAAATCGGGGAACGCTGCTTAACCATCACATTAGTACAAAGCTAGAAGGAGTTGTTGCAACCGTCACATCCGTTGCGAACTTGATGCGGGTTGCTCCTGATATTAGTTTTGATAAATTTCAAGAATTTACTCAAAATTTTTACGCGATACACCCTGATTTACATGGGTTAAGCTGGAACCCATATGTTGTTGATGCAGACAGAGAAGGTTTTGAGGCGAACCTTACCAGGCGCCTTAGCCAGCCAAGTTTTGACATTACCCAAAGGAATGCGCAAAGTAAAATAGTGAGGGCCGAACAACGTGCTTATTATGTGCCGGTTAGCTACATTACCCCATTTGAAATAAATAAGGGGGCATTAGGTTTCGACATTGCTTCTGAGCCTATTCGACTTGATGCGATTAAAAGATCATTAAAAACGAGACGTCTTGCAACTACATCTCCCATTAATCTTGTTCAAGAAACAGAATCAAGCGCTGCAACATTACTGATATCACCTATCTATAGAAATACCAATTCCATTGAGCTTGCTAATGATTCATCTGACGAGATCTTAGGTTTTGCAGTGGCTGTGGTGCGTATTGAAAATATGATGCAACATTTATTTTCCGAAGGGCTAATGGAAGGTATTGATGTATTACTTGAAGATAAACATGTCTCGAATAACCAAGCAACGCTTTTTAAAACAAATCAAATTGCGGCATTTTCTGCAAATAGATACTTATGGCAAGCCGATATTGAAGTGGGCGGCCGAACGTGGCAATTAACCATCATTCCAAGCGCTCATTATTTCGACTCTCATTTAAGCTTGATGGCATGGGAAATATTACTCATTGGCTTAGTTTTTACGGGTTTATTACAAATATTATTGCTTAGCCTTACAGGGCAACATTATCTTGCTAAAACGGCATTGGAACAAAGTGAGTCTAGCTTGCGGTCAATTTTAGATAATGCCCCGTTCTTAATATGGCAAAAAGACATCCATGGACGCTACTTAAACATCAATAAAAAGTATGCCGATATACTTAAGTTGACAGACATAAGCCAGATTAAGGGAAAGACCGATTTTGATATTTGGCCAAAAGAGATAGCCGAAGGCTACCTAGTTGATGATGCAGAGGTGTTATCATCTCAAACAACAAAACATATTGAAGAAGAGCCAATAATAGATGGCCAGCAAATTCGATATACAGAAACATTTAAAAGTCCGCTATTAGATCCGTTGGGCAAGTTGATTGGCACAATTGGTTTTTCCCATGACATAAGTGAAAAGAAGCAAGCCCGTGAAGCACTAAAAGCAAAAGATGCTAGCTTTCAAGCAATGATAGAAACCATTCCTATGGCTATTTATGTGTCTGCTGACGAGGAGCAAGTGGCAAGCTATATCAACCCAACTTTTACAAAACTGTTTGGTTACACCATCAATGAAGTATCAAGTGCTGCAGATTGGTGGCCTTTAGCCTATCCTGATGAAGCTTATCGCGAGCAAGTTAGTGCAGAGTGGCAACTCAAGGTGAAGAAGGCAATTGAAACTCATTCAGAAATAGAGCCTATGGAGACGATTGTCACTTGCCAAGATGGATCGAGGAAAAACATTTTATGGGGATTTACAACCCTTGACGATTTGAACTACGCCTTTGGTCTTAATCTGACTGAGCTTAGAGAAGCTGAAAGTATACTGTTTGAAAGTGAAGCAAAATTAAAATCTCTCATTCTCAACATGAACGAAGGGCTAGCTTTGCATGAGTTGATTTATGACGACAATAACCAGCCAATAGACTATCGCATACTTGAGGTAACCCCTGCTTTTGAAGCACTGACAGGCATAAAATCAAACCTTGCAAAAGGCGGCTTAGCTACTGAAATATATGGAGTTAATTCAGCCCCTTACATAGATGATTATGCTCGGGTAGTCAAAACGGGTAAACCTTATCATTTTGACGTTTACTTTGAACCTCTAGATCGGCATTTTAATATTTCGGTTTTCTCACCTATGGAAAACCAATTTGCCACAGTATTTACGGATATTACCGAGCGTGAAAAAATTCATCAGCAGTTAGAAGACAGTGAGTCACGTTTTAGGGAGTTATTTGAGCATACTCCAATAGCATATCAATCATTAAATTCAGAAGGTGAGTTTATTGATGTTAATCAACAGCTCTGTGATATGTTGGGGTATACGCAAGAAGATATTTTACATACAAAATTTCACCAACTTTGGATGGATGACAAAAGATCTGAATGCGCAACGAGATTTAATCAATTTAAAAATGATGGTTATATAAGCACTGAATTAACCCTAAAAAAGAAAGATGGTCAGCTCATCACGGTATTATTAAATGGTCGCGTGCAAAAAGATGCAAAAGGCGATTTTGTGAAAACCCATTGTGTTCTCGCCGATATCACTGAACATCAAAAAATTGCCCAAGAAATGCGTATCGCAGCCATTGCATTTGAGTCCCAAGAGGGCATGTTTGTGACAGATGCAAATGGTAATATTCTTAGGGCTAATCAGGCTTTTACAGAGGTAACAGGCTACAGCATTGATGAGATGATTGGTAAAAACCCGCGTTTGTTAAGCTCAAACGTTCATGACGCTCGGTTCTATTCTATGATGTGGCAAACAATACATAACAAAGGGGCGTGGAAAGGTGAAATTTGGAACAAACGCAAAAATGGTCAAATTTATCCTGAGCAACTGACGATTACGGCTGTAAAAGATGATCTTCAACAAATTACCCATTATGTAGCAACTTTAACCGATATTACGGCCAACAAAGCCGCCGAAAAAGAAATCCACTCATTGGCTTTTTATGATCCATTGACCAAATTGCCTAATCGGCGCTTGTTTATGGATCGCCTAAGTCAAGCATTAGCATCAAGTGCACGAACAAAATCTAAAGGTGCTTTGCTTTTTCTCGATATCGATCATTTTAAAACCCTTAACGATACCCTTGGCCATGAACAAGGTGATCAATTATTAAAGCAAATTGCTAACCGCTTACAAGATATGGTGAGAGAGCATGATACTGTTGCCCGCTTTGGAGGGGATGAGTTTATTGTTTTACTTGAAAATTTAAGTAATGAGCAAGACGTTGCCATTGTCGATGCAAAAAGTGTGGCAAGCAAAATTTTATCTAGCCTCAATCAAACCTATCAACTTTCAGATCATGAATACCATACCAGTACAAGCATAGGTGTTATCATTTTTAATGACCATGATGTGTCACCGGAAACATTAATTAGGCATGCTGATATTGCTATGTATCAGGCCAAACATAATGGCCGCAATGCAATATGTATTTTTGATCCTCAAATGCAAGCCGATATTAATACTCGTTCAACACTTGAGCGTGAACTGCGTCTTGCCGTCAATGAGCAACAATTCCAATTGTATTATCAGGTGCAAGTGGATAATGCTAACCAGCCATTAGGGGCAGAAGTGTTGATCCGTTGGTTTCACCCTGATCGAGGCTTGATTTCTCCGATGGAATTTATTCCTATTGCTGAAGAAACGGGTCTTATTTTAGCGATTGGTGAATGGGTGCTTAACTCTGCTTGCGCCCAATTAAAATTATGGCAACAACAAGAATGCATGAGTCATTTAGTTTTGTCTGTTAATGTGAGCGCGAGACAATTCCATCAAGCCGACTTTGTGCAAAAAGTGACATCGGCTATTGAGCATTATGCTATCAATCCACAATTACTGAAGCTTGAGCTCACTGAAAGTATGTTGCTACAAAATATTGATGCCACAATTGCGACTATGCTGTCCCTAAAAAAACTTGGCGTGCAATTTTCATTAGATGACTTTGGTACTGGGTACTCATCACTTCAATATTTAAAGCGGCTTCCACTTGATCAGCTTAAAATAGATCAATCATTTGTGAGAGATGTGGTGATTGATGAGAATGATCGCACTATCGTCCGGACAATTATCGCCATGGCAGATAATTTGGCCCTAGAGATCATTGCTGAAGGCGTAGAAACTGAAGAGCAGCGTGATATCTTGCTAATGGAAGGTTGTGCTCACTATCAAGGTTACTTATTTAGCAAACCCCTCCCTATTGATGAGTTTGAAACTTGGTTCAAAAGTCATATAGATTCGCACGCTGATTCTGATGTTTGA
- a CDS encoding NADH-quinone oxidoreductase subunit L encodes MYPELSSILLLTIPIIFLFMSACSTAQQTGSGAWRLNLSYLIVLLFIGAMLCKFASPSLDTAAHYISQSNLSMVMLALVIFMSVILIAFSGNYMAGEPHHQRYWFWLFNTLAAVSFVVMSNHLILFWLGWVSISLALHKLLMFYPHRPRAVLAAHKKFLLARTAELSLLAAIGLLYLQQGTFFISEIVHHFTLVANDETAQLTTLDHIAAMLIALTALIKCAQLPIHGWLIQVVEAPTPVSALLHAGVINLGGFLLILFAPLFIQSAVAQWFVILVAGFTTVMAALIMTTRISVKVRLAWSTSAQMGLMLLECALGLFELALLHLLAHSVYKAYAFLHSGNAVFEDIHARLAPAALPKFTDWLLAAGFCTTLVSMALWVMDYQGVLSVWILLILALTMLVAQRLSQQPCSRVMPVLLLTISLVVSYSLFKGIFSMLLPQLPALKAAPFSLVDIAATVLFFSLFTINLILLYQPHKPIVQRLYIALFAGLYLDEWLTRLTLKLWPIRLPPQRNSKVLRLTPISQVEE; translated from the coding sequence ATGTATCCAGAATTATCATCAATTTTGTTACTGACGATTCCAATCATCTTTCTATTCATGAGTGCATGCAGTACAGCCCAGCAAACGGGCTCTGGCGCTTGGCGACTCAACTTGAGCTACTTGATTGTGCTGTTGTTTATCGGTGCGATGCTTTGCAAGTTCGCGTCACCGAGCCTTGATACTGCTGCTCATTACATCAGCCAGTCCAATCTCAGCATGGTAATGCTGGCTTTAGTTATATTTATGAGTGTTATTTTAATTGCATTTTCTGGCAATTATATGGCCGGTGAGCCTCACCATCAGCGCTATTGGTTTTGGCTGTTTAACACCCTTGCCGCTGTATCATTCGTGGTGATGAGTAATCACTTGATTTTATTCTGGCTGGGGTGGGTATCAATTAGTTTAGCCTTACATAAACTATTAATGTTTTATCCACATAGGCCGCGGGCAGTACTTGCCGCACATAAAAAATTCTTACTGGCTCGTACCGCTGAATTGTCATTGTTAGCTGCCATTGGTTTGCTTTATTTACAACAGGGTACTTTTTTTATCAGTGAGATCGTCCATCACTTTACCCTTGTAGCAAATGATGAAACCGCTCAGTTAACCACACTTGATCATATTGCCGCCATGCTGATCGCTTTAACAGCTCTAATAAAATGTGCCCAATTACCTATTCATGGCTGGTTAATTCAAGTGGTTGAAGCCCCAACACCCGTTAGCGCCTTGCTTCACGCAGGGGTCATTAATTTAGGCGGTTTTTTACTGATTTTATTTGCACCGTTATTTATTCAGTCTGCCGTAGCCCAATGGTTTGTCATCCTAGTTGCAGGTTTTACTACCGTCATGGCCGCATTGATCATGACCACGCGAATTAGTGTCAAAGTTCGCCTCGCTTGGTCAACTAGTGCCCAGATGGGCTTGATGCTACTTGAATGCGCACTCGGTTTATTTGAGCTAGCCTTGCTTCATTTATTAGCCCACTCAGTTTATAAAGCCTATGCGTTTTTACACTCAGGCAATGCGGTTTTTGAGGATATACACGCCCGCTTAGCTCCGGCTGCGTTGCCTAAGTTTACCGATTGGCTGCTAGCAGCTGGCTTTTGCACTACCTTGGTGAGCATGGCGTTATGGGTAATGGATTATCAAGGGGTATTAAGTGTTTGGATACTCTTGATACTCGCACTAACCATGCTCGTTGCTCAGCGTCTTAGCCAACAACCTTGCAGTCGCGTTATGCCAGTATTGCTACTCACTATCAGTTTAGTGGTGAGTTACAGCCTATTTAAAGGGATATTTAGCATGTTACTGCCCCAGCTACCAGCACTAAAAGCCGCACCATTTAGCTTGGTGGATATTGCAGCAACGGTGTTATTTTTTAGCTTATTCACAATAAACTTAATTCTGCTTTATCAACCACATAAACCCATAGTGCAGCGTTTGTATATTGCCTTATTTGCTGGATTATATTTAGACGAATGGTTAACTCGATTAACGTTAAAACTGTGGCCTATTCGGTTGCCTCCCCAGCGCAATAGTAAAGTGCTCCGCCTAACACCCATCAGCCAAGTAGAGGAATAA
- a CDS encoding helix-turn-helix domain-containing protein yields MMDKLLTLDEVCKILDKSPTTIKRYARENLLTSEQNGDELSFSEAEVMRYLDFSKRLGG; encoded by the coding sequence ATGATGGATAAATTATTAACTTTAGATGAAGTTTGTAAAATTTTAGACAAAAGCCCAACAACCATTAAACGTTATGCCAGAGAAAACCTGTTAACGAGCGAACAAAATGGGGACGAATTGAGTTTTTCAGAAGCGGAAGTGATGCGCTACTTAGATTTTTCAAAACGCTTAGGCGGATAA
- a CDS encoding YbcC family protein gives MNLAANLVTNSMAIAPPVLLNLEQKTHLQNATHHIAPTWPLDQMIAVNPFWQMRHLPIEQVFNRLSSLNNIHCFMPRQYYADLYRQGHISQTALQLAAKDQRSELSINQLEACLQQTDELSHWHNIADLLDAQRDEHKMAWCDEIIQQISQFCAAHYQQSNPIYSGAKNTPHACLYQHWLEVSRHDKGLSIIMDEPKLHDYFYQLPNEAEALLAQALDELSIDGAMIEHYGHALLLDINGWASWVAYLRWQGHLYAKANDQMLQLLAIRMAWELVIWRYLKDEQKHNFAQLSNHWIREKNQLASVFKRHEQAQKPLWIWAQAAELSYQHQLNSQLLNAHKQIVTSPKLQAAFCIDVRSEVIRRALEAQSEHIQTLGFAGFFGLPIEYQPHNHGLSRPQLPGLLKPVIKVSQVTKTPQSHHQMNAKARWQAWTQAAPSAFSMVESMGWLYAFKMLKKSFFATKVEHPINRFTHANNWQLEKQQQPLTIKDKAELAQGILNAMGLTQFAPTVLLIGHGSHTTNNLHAAGLDCGACGGQTGEVNVRVLAQLLNDKDVRAELTHLGINITPDTHFVAALHNTTTDHIDYFEPQLNDEITAWLKAATTQAQRERIVNIAPQMASSNKASLDKFYRKLSLDWSQVRPEWGLANNAAFIVSPRSRTRNVNLQGRCFLHDYQWQNDSGFSVLELIMTAPMVVTNWINMQYNASTTDNHKYGCGNKLLHNAVAGHIGVFEGNGGDLRNGLSLQSLHDGQKWMHQPLRLSVYIAAPREPIEQITAKHDNVRALIDNQWLYLLRWSDDGIIERYYQGKWLPQNSQP, from the coding sequence ATGAATCTCGCAGCAAATCTGGTTACAAATAGCATGGCGATTGCCCCACCAGTGCTACTCAATCTAGAGCAAAAAACACATTTGCAGAATGCAACACATCATATTGCGCCCACTTGGCCACTTGATCAAATGATTGCAGTTAACCCATTTTGGCAAATGCGTCATCTGCCAATCGAACAGGTTTTTAATCGGCTATCTTCGTTGAATAACATTCACTGCTTTATGCCTCGCCAGTATTATGCCGATTTATACCGCCAAGGCCACATTAGCCAAACGGCGTTGCAATTAGCCGCCAAGGATCAGCGAAGTGAACTGTCGATAAACCAATTAGAAGCATGTTTACAGCAAACCGATGAGCTAAGTCATTGGCATAATATTGCCGACCTACTCGATGCCCAGCGAGATGAACATAAGATGGCATGGTGTGATGAAATTATTCAGCAAATCAGTCAATTTTGTGCAGCCCATTATCAGCAATCAAATCCTATTTACTCTGGGGCAAAAAATACCCCACACGCTTGCTTATATCAACACTGGCTTGAGGTTAGCCGCCATGACAAAGGCTTGAGCATTATTATGGATGAACCCAAGTTACATGATTATTTTTATCAGTTACCTAATGAGGCAGAAGCCTTACTAGCACAAGCACTTGATGAACTCAGTATCGACGGCGCAATGATAGAACACTACGGCCACGCGTTATTACTTGATATCAATGGTTGGGCATCTTGGGTTGCATATTTACGCTGGCAAGGTCATTTGTACGCCAAAGCTAATGACCAAATGTTACAGCTATTGGCGATTAGAATGGCATGGGAACTGGTTATTTGGCGTTACCTAAAAGACGAGCAAAAACATAACTTTGCTCAATTATCAAACCACTGGATACGTGAAAAAAATCAACTTGCCAGTGTGTTTAAACGACATGAACAGGCACAAAAACCACTGTGGATTTGGGCACAAGCCGCCGAACTCAGCTATCAACATCAATTGAACAGCCAATTGTTAAATGCCCACAAGCAAATTGTTACCTCCCCCAAATTACAAGCGGCCTTTTGTATTGATGTTCGTTCAGAAGTGATTAGACGGGCACTAGAAGCACAAAGTGAGCATATTCAAACCCTAGGCTTTGCTGGTTTTTTTGGATTACCAATTGAGTATCAACCTCACAATCACGGTTTGTCTCGGCCACAATTACCGGGCTTGCTAAAGCCGGTAATCAAGGTGTCACAAGTGACTAAAACGCCACAGAGCCATCATCAAATGAATGCTAAAGCACGTTGGCAAGCATGGACACAAGCTGCACCATCAGCGTTTTCGATGGTTGAGTCAATGGGCTGGCTCTATGCGTTTAAAATGTTAAAAAAGTCATTTTTTGCAACCAAAGTAGAGCACCCTATTAATCGCTTTACCCATGCAAACAATTGGCAGCTAGAAAAACAGCAGCAACCTTTAACCATCAAGGATAAAGCTGAGCTAGCTCAGGGCATTTTAAACGCAATGGGATTAACCCAATTTGCACCAACAGTGCTACTGATAGGTCATGGAAGTCATACCACCAATAATCTTCACGCCGCAGGGTTAGATTGTGGTGCATGTGGTGGACAAACCGGTGAAGTTAATGTGCGAGTGTTAGCCCAATTGCTTAATGATAAAGATGTTCGTGCCGAGTTAACCCATTTAGGCATTAATATTACGCCAGACACCCATTTTGTAGCAGCCTTACATAACACCACCACAGATCATATTGATTATTTTGAGCCTCAGCTGAATGACGAGATTACGGCATGGCTAAAAGCGGCAACAACACAAGCACAGCGCGAACGCATTGTGAATATTGCTCCACAAATGGCCAGTAGCAATAAAGCTTCATTGGACAAATTCTATCGTAAACTCAGCCTAGATTGGTCACAAGTACGCCCAGAATGGGGGCTTGCCAATAATGCAGCCTTTATTGTTAGCCCGAGAAGTCGGACGCGCAATGTTAATCTACAAGGCCGCTGCTTTTTGCATGATTATCAATGGCAAAATGATAGTGGATTTTCAGTGTTGGAATTAATTATGACCGCCCCCATGGTGGTCACCAACTGGATTAACATGCAATACAATGCATCGACGACAGACAATCATAAATATGGATGTGGCAATAAATTACTCCACAATGCTGTGGCGGGCCATATTGGGGTATTTGAAGGTAATGGCGGAGATTTACGCAATGGGTTATCGCTACAGTCATTACATGATGGCCAAAAATGGATGCACCAACCACTGCGATTAAGTGTTTACATAGCCGCACCTAGAGAACCAATCGAGCAAATTACCGCTAAACATGACAATGTTCGTGCTTTAATTGATAACCAATGGCTATACTTATTGCGCTGGTCAGATGATGGGATCATTGAACGTTATTACCAAGGGAAATGGTTGCCACAAAATAGTCAACCATAA